A genomic stretch from Neomonachus schauinslandi chromosome 14, ASM220157v2, whole genome shotgun sequence includes:
- the LOC110576922 gene encoding tropomyosin alpha-3 chain-like codes for MIKNKNVGEAAAVPSGGGRKPSASRGWVGTVTGITTIEAVKRRIQVLWQQEEEEEEPQDDEEERAEHLQQEGEGERRARKQAEAEAASLNHRIQPDCAQEHLQKLEEAEKAAGECERGMEVIENQALEDEVQMELQEIQLNEAKHIAEEADQKYEEVAQKLMIIEEDSECPEERAELAESRCWDMDEQIRQMGQNLKCLRAAEEKHSEKEDKDEEEIKILVDKLKEAETCAEFAERLVAKLEKTIDDLEDKLKCTKEEPLCTQRMLDQTLLDLNEISSTPVRPCRCSSRDPPTPLQPAQSGLETEG; via the coding sequence atgattaaaaataaaaatgtcggAGAAGCGGCTGCAGTGCCcagtggaggaggcaggaagcCAAGCGCGagcaggggctgggtgggcaCTGTGACCGGGATCACCACCATCGAGGCGGTGAAGCGCAGGATCCAAGTTCTGTGGcagcaagaggaggaggaggaggagccgcAAGATGACGAAGAGGAGAGGGCCGAGCACCTGCAGCAGGAAGGTGAGGGGGAAAGGCGGGCCCGGAAGCAGGCCGAGGCCGAGGCGGCCTCCTTGAACCATAGGATCCAGCCGGACTGTGCCCAGGAGCACCTGCAAAagctggaggaagcagagaaagccGCTGGTGAGTGTGAGAGAGGTATGGAGGTTATTGAGAACCAAGCCTTAGAAGATGAAGTACAGATGGAACTCCAGGAAATCCAACTTAATGAGGCCAAGCACATTGCAGAAGAGGCAGATCAGAAATATGAAGAGGTGGCTCAGAAGTTGATGATTATTGAGGAGGACTCAGAATGCCCAGAGGAACGAGCTGAGCTGGCAGAGTCCCGTTGCTGGGACATGGATGAGCAGATCAGACAGATGGGCCAGAACCTGAAGTGTCTGAGGGCTGCTGAAGAAAAGCACTCTGAGAAGGAAGACAAAGATGAGGAAGAGATAAAGATTCTCGTGGATAAACTCAAGGAGGCAGAGACCTGTGCTGAGTTTGCTGAGAGACTGGTAGCCAAGCTGGAGAAGACAATTGATGATTTGGAAGATAAGCTGAAATGCACCAAAGAGGAGCCCCTCTGTACACAAAGGATGCTGGACCAGACTCTGCTTGACCTGAATGAGATCTCAAGCACCCCAGTCCGGCCCTGCCGCTGCTCCTCCCGTGACCCCCCGACTCCACTCCAGCCTGCCCAAAGCGGCCTTGAAACCGAGGGCTGA